A single genomic interval of Pseudomonadales bacterium harbors:
- a CDS encoding LLM class flavin-dependent oxidoreductase → MGQVNVGIIFKSYEPMKAIQAYARQTEDSGFSGGFWIAEAYHWFRQYGLEARGCFATLAAVALATRTIPVGLGITSPYMRHPTIQASECVGIDELSNGRFIMGIGVGKVGIEYLEYDTEKLKPVPVHHESLEIMRRVFSGKQFSYKGELFESTMPAYDRKGDGLRTEIPIYVGATGPFMQQLSGRESDGMLLAGLTSPAFVKYARDNMLKGAAKVGRTLPADFPVGGVILAACSKDRAKAKAATRSYTGTYIVNKLRNIKNDVILAGSGLPDSTWDPFRKAIADGTQDKVAHLVTDDIQRRFTVISGTPDECLEITQELVDAGLNLPLLEVVGASEEDNLETIRLYGKEVMPRLRPAAS, encoded by the coding sequence ATGGGACAGGTAAACGTCGGAATCATCTTCAAGTCCTACGAGCCGATGAAGGCGATCCAGGCCTATGCGCGGCAAACCGAGGACTCGGGATTCAGCGGGGGCTTCTGGATTGCCGAAGCCTATCACTGGTTCCGCCAGTACGGCCTCGAGGCGCGTGGGTGCTTCGCGACCCTGGCTGCCGTTGCGCTGGCGACACGCACGATCCCGGTCGGGCTCGGGATCACCTCGCCGTACATGCGTCACCCGACGATCCAGGCGTCGGAATGTGTCGGGATCGACGAACTCTCGAATGGCCGCTTCATCATGGGCATCGGAGTCGGCAAGGTCGGTATCGAGTACCTCGAATACGATACCGAGAAGCTGAAGCCGGTTCCGGTGCACCACGAGTCGCTGGAGATCATGCGCCGGGTATTCAGCGGAAAGCAGTTCAGCTACAAGGGCGAACTGTTCGAATCGACGATGCCTGCCTATGACCGCAAGGGCGACGGACTGCGTACGGAGATTCCGATCTATGTCGGGGCGACCGGACCGTTCATGCAACAGCTCTCCGGGCGCGAGAGCGACGGTATGTTGCTTGCCGGACTGACTTCTCCCGCGTTCGTGAAATACGCGCGCGACAACATGCTGAAGGGTGCAGCGAAGGTCGGACGCACGCTGCCTGCCGATTTCCCGGTGGGTGGTGTAATTCTTGCCGCCTGCTCCAAGGATCGCGCCAAGGCCAAGGCGGCGACGCGCAGCTATACGGGCACGTATATCGTGAACAAGCTGCGCAATATCAAGAACGACGTCATTCTTGCCGGCTCTGGCCTTCCGGATTCGACCTGGGACCCGTTCCGCAAGGCAATCGCCGACGGCACCCAGGACAAGGTCGCACACCTCGTCACCGACGATATCCAGCGCCGTTTCACGGTCATTTCCGGCACCCCCGACGAGTGTCTGGAGATTACCCAGGAACTGGTCGACGCCGGACTCAACCTGCCACTGCTCGAAGTGGTCGGCGCCAGCGAGGAAGACAACCTGGAAACGATCCGCCTGTACGGCAAGGAAGTCATGCCGCGGCTGCGTCCGGCTGCAAGCTGA
- a CDS encoding AraC family transcriptional regulator, with amino-acid sequence MTGAHVRNDMLGGVSHYRVVPRSGHKPSLLPGLSIGTLGERLLFHTRELDEAREKVAALYTPHRLDFTGRHRQLDAYFYHTPLLRTSVNCLGYGSDMIIEPGDLQSFFLVQMPVHGKAHAACGNQAVDSDPELGSVLSPTVPTRMNWRANCWQVQVRLDRAFVERYLANLLERPLTEPLMFALGMDMRSPGGLAWWNTVRYVAEQAHLLADLPHASSMLRQLEHLLASSLLHLQPHNYSDQLLKREPCIAPRHVKRAEEYIAAHFNENITIEDIATHCGVSARTLYRGFQEFRQVAPMQHLKSVRLEMAHRMLRLADVSDSVTRIALDAGFRQLGRFAVEYRRHFGESPSDTLKG; translated from the coding sequence ATGACCGGTGCACATGTCCGCAACGACATGCTTGGCGGGGTGTCACACTACAGGGTGGTACCGCGATCGGGCCACAAACCTTCCTTGTTGCCCGGTTTGTCGATCGGCACCCTGGGTGAACGGCTGCTTTTCCATACGCGTGAACTCGACGAAGCGCGTGAGAAGGTCGCTGCGCTGTACACGCCACACCGCCTCGACTTTACGGGCCGTCATCGCCAGCTCGACGCCTACTTCTATCACACCCCGCTGCTGCGCACCTCGGTGAACTGTCTTGGCTACGGCTCGGACATGATCATCGAGCCCGGCGACCTGCAGAGTTTCTTCCTGGTACAGATGCCTGTTCACGGCAAGGCACACGCCGCATGCGGCAATCAGGCCGTCGATTCCGACCCGGAACTGGGCTCGGTTCTCAGTCCAACCGTCCCGACAAGAATGAACTGGCGCGCCAACTGCTGGCAGGTGCAGGTACGCCTGGATCGAGCGTTCGTCGAGCGGTATCTCGCCAATCTGCTGGAGCGCCCGCTCACCGAACCGCTCATGTTCGCGCTCGGCATGGACATGCGCAGTCCAGGCGGGCTCGCGTGGTGGAATACGGTGAGGTACGTCGCCGAGCAGGCGCACCTCCTTGCCGACCTGCCGCACGCCAGCTCCATGCTGCGCCAACTCGAACATCTGCTGGCGAGCTCGCTGCTGCATCTGCAGCCGCACAACTACAGCGATCAGTTGCTGAAGCGCGAGCCCTGCATTGCTCCACGCCATGTCAAACGTGCCGAAGAATATATCGCAGCACACTTCAACGAGAACATCACGATCGAGGACATCGCAACGCACTGTGGCGTCAGCGCACGCACGCTTTACCGGGGCTTCCAGGAGTTCCGGCAGGTCGCGCCGATGCAGCACCTGAAATCGGTCCGGCTTGAAATGGCGCACCGCATGCTGCGTCTTGCGGATGTTTCCGACAGCGTCACACGTATCGCACTTGACGCAGGATTCAGGCAACTCGGTCGTTTTGCCGTCGAATACCGCCGGCATTTCGGCGAATCCCCCTCGGACACGCTGAAAGGCTGA
- a CDS encoding TonB-dependent receptor, with product MTTRTRMTSLARMKLGRLFLLGTALGLAAPVTVHAQAQAQAKPGSTDWLVEEITVTARKREEGLQSTPISISAFSGESLEFRGVDKIDGIADFTPNLSFDNSPTFGGASNSAAIYIRGIGQKDFVPTVDPGVGLYVDGVYIARSVGGILDLVDVERVEVLRGPQGTLFGRNTIGGAISITTRKPNEEFSGRISATYGTDDRFDVVGSINAPLADNFFSTVSVARKTQDGYVDRTDGKDLGDEDMLTGRIALRWLPSDAFEVNFSTEGSRNRENGPAFTLIGIDKGPVINRGTGNYDPFTPPMAVINNQMASFLAGWPAPALGGPNAYPPCVARPDMGLGPMGVPSNINRNVPGCYDNRYIHGKNGRNMGTAPAFSDTDIWAANLTLDWQINENYSAKSITAYRDLDADFARDGDHSPIHVSQYIDHMKLKQFSQEFQLNGLSLDSRLHWVLGLYYFKESGDNENILDFVMSNFRSGGAIDNKSLAAFFQGTYDISDQLHLTVGIRHTSEDKKFRPDQIILRNYFAGSGDPMLDAPFMQAGERILPFLWKKQSISKNTPMVNLSYDWNDDLMVYGSYSEGFKSGGFTQRVFPPIIPGAMGYPADMTELERIPGFDPEEVKVYELGFKYSTPGHRVRLNGAVFHTKYDDLQVQVFTSVAPVTRNAAGASINGFELEMQAVPADGWFLEAAAGYLKAEYDQVDPIDTWLFKKDKFERVPEWSVSAALSRQFDLPDGGTLTPRVDWSWKSKVYNDAFNSPQLTQDSFALVNLNLTYTDKSDHYDIVAAVKNVTDREYMHTGVWGTAFQTIEGVFDRGRQYSLTVRARF from the coding sequence ATGACAACCAGAACCAGAATGACATCGCTCGCAAGAATGAAGCTCGGACGCCTGTTCCTGCTCGGCACGGCGCTCGGCCTGGCCGCACCCGTGACGGTACACGCACAAGCACAGGCACAAGCCAAGCCGGGTAGCACCGACTGGCTCGTCGAGGAAATCACGGTCACCGCTCGAAAGCGAGAGGAAGGGTTGCAGTCGACCCCGATTTCCATCTCTGCCTTCTCGGGTGAAAGTCTCGAATTCCGGGGCGTCGACAAGATCGACGGCATCGCCGACTTCACGCCGAACCTGTCGTTCGACAACAGCCCGACCTTCGGTGGCGCCAGCAACAGTGCCGCAATCTACATTCGCGGCATCGGCCAGAAGGACTTCGTGCCAACCGTCGACCCGGGTGTCGGTCTCTACGTCGACGGGGTCTATATTGCCCGTTCGGTGGGCGGCATCCTCGACCTGGTCGACGTCGAACGTGTCGAGGTACTGCGCGGTCCGCAAGGGACCCTGTTCGGCCGCAACACGATCGGCGGTGCCATCTCGATCACGACGCGCAAGCCGAACGAGGAGTTTTCGGGGCGCATCTCGGCAACCTACGGCACCGACGACCGCTTCGACGTGGTGGGATCGATCAACGCGCCGCTGGCCGACAATTTCTTCAGTACCGTTTCGGTTGCACGCAAGACGCAGGATGGTTACGTCGATCGTACGGACGGCAAGGATCTGGGCGATGAAGACATGCTGACCGGACGCATTGCGCTGCGCTGGCTGCCAAGCGATGCATTTGAAGTGAACTTCTCTACCGAAGGTTCACGCAACCGTGAAAATGGCCCTGCCTTTACACTGATCGGTATTGACAAGGGTCCTGTTATCAACCGTGGAACCGGCAACTACGATCCCTTTACCCCGCCAATGGCCGTGATCAACAACCAGATGGCCAGCTTCCTTGCGGGCTGGCCTGCTCCCGCACTTGGCGGACCCAATGCCTATCCTCCTTGCGTTGCCCGGCCTGATATGGGCCTGGGCCCAATGGGCGTTCCGTCCAATATCAACAGGAATGTGCCGGGTTGTTACGACAATCGTTATATCCACGGCAAGAACGGACGCAACATGGGTACTGCACCCGCGTTTTCGGACACCGATATATGGGCAGCCAACCTGACGCTCGATTGGCAGATCAACGAAAACTACAGCGCCAAGTCGATCACTGCTTATCGTGATCTCGACGCGGATTTTGCACGTGACGGTGATCATTCGCCGATTCATGTTTCTCAATATATCGATCACATGAAGCTCAAGCAGTTCTCGCAGGAGTTCCAGCTGAACGGTCTGTCGCTGGACAGCCGGCTGCACTGGGTATTGGGCTTGTACTATTTCAAGGAATCAGGCGACAACGAAAATATCCTCGACTTCGTGATGTCGAATTTCCGTAGCGGTGGCGCCATCGACAACAAATCCCTGGCCGCCTTCTTCCAGGGCACCTACGACATCAGCGATCAACTGCACCTCACCGTTGGCATAAGGCACACCAGCGAGGACAAGAAATTCAGGCCAGACCAGATCATCCTGCGGAACTACTTCGCCGGCAGTGGCGACCCGATGCTCGACGCTCCCTTCATGCAGGCCGGCGAGCGAATCCTGCCTTTCCTGTGGAAGAAGCAGAGCATCTCCAAGAACACGCCAATGGTCAACCTGTCCTACGACTGGAACGACGACCTGATGGTTTATGGCAGCTACTCGGAAGGTTTCAAGTCGGGTGGTTTTACCCAGCGCGTGTTTCCACCGATCATTCCCGGAGCAATGGGTTATCCAGCGGATATGACCGAGCTGGAAAGAATCCCGGGATTCGATCCCGAGGAAGTCAAGGTATACGAACTCGGTTTCAAATATTCGACTCCGGGGCACCGGGTACGCCTGAATGGTGCGGTGTTCCACACCAAGTACGACGATCTGCAGGTACAGGTGTTCACCAGCGTGGCTCCGGTAACCAGGAACGCAGCCGGTGCGTCGATCAACGGCTTCGAGCTTGAAATGCAGGCGGTCCCCGCCGACGGCTGGTTCCTCGAGGCAGCGGCCGGTTATCTGAAGGCTGAATACGACCAGGTCGACCCCATCGACACCTGGCTCTTCAAGAAGGACAAGTTCGAGCGCGTACCCGAGTGGAGCGTCAGTGCCGCCCTGTCGCGGCAGTTCGACCTGCCTGACGGCGGCACGCTGACACCGCGCGTCGACTGGTCGTGGAAAAGCAAGGTGTACAACGACGCGTTCAATTCACCACAGTTGACGCAGGACAGCTTCGCGCTGGTGAACCTGAACCTGACCTACACCGACAAGAGCGACCACTACGACATCGTTGCGGCGGTCAAGAACGTGACCGACAGGGAGTACATGCATACCGGCGTCTGGGGTACTGCGTTCCAGACGATCGAGGGTGTGTTTGACCGCGGCCGGCAGTACTCGCTGACGGTACGCGCGCGCTTCTAG
- a CDS encoding MoxR family ATPase has translation MAFESIENVIETCARHGYVMDRTLATAVHLAERLHKPLFLEGEPGVGKTELAKVMALALDAELIRLQCYEGLDVATAVYEWNYPRQMLEIRLQEARGIERAHIGENIYSESFLLERPLLKAMRVAPPRRALLLIDEVDRSDEEFEAYLLEFLSDFQISIPEIGTLKAQRPPLVVLTSNRTRALHDALKRRCLYHWIDYPDFVREVAIVTARVPGIEQRLAAQVCRFMQWLREQDLQKNPGAAETVDWARALIALGISELDQQTISDTLGWILKYKDDIDLIRGNDLASVTSRIVHAWRR, from the coding sequence ATGGCTTTCGAGAGCATCGAGAACGTGATCGAGACCTGTGCGCGGCACGGGTACGTAATGGACCGCACGCTCGCAACGGCGGTCCATCTGGCCGAGCGACTGCACAAACCCCTGTTCCTGGAAGGTGAACCTGGAGTCGGCAAGACCGAGCTTGCCAAGGTGATGGCTCTTGCACTCGATGCCGAACTGATCCGCCTGCAATGCTACGAAGGGCTCGATGTCGCCACGGCAGTGTACGAATGGAATTACCCGCGACAGATGCTCGAGATCCGCCTGCAGGAAGCGCGCGGCATCGAGCGCGCCCATATCGGCGAAAACATCTACTCGGAGTCCTTCCTGCTCGAACGTCCACTGCTCAAGGCGATGCGTGTCGCGCCACCTCGACGCGCACTGCTGCTAATCGATGAAGTCGACCGTTCCGACGAGGAGTTCGAGGCCTACCTGCTGGAATTCCTGTCCGATTTTCAGATCAGCATCCCCGAGATCGGCACGCTGAAGGCGCAACGTCCACCACTGGTCGTGCTGACTTCGAACCGCACCCGCGCGCTGCACGACGCACTGAAGCGTCGCTGCCTGTACCACTGGATCGATTACCCCGATTTCGTGCGCGAGGTGGCCATCGTGACGGCTCGCGTACCCGGTATCGAGCAACGGCTCGCAGCACAGGTATGCAGATTCATGCAATGGCTGCGCGAACAGGATCTGCAGAAAAACCCGGGTGCCGCAGAGACCGTCGATTGGGCACGTGCACTGATCGCACTCGGCATCAGCGAACTCGACCAGCAAACGATCAGCGATACCCTTGGCTGGATCCTGAAGTACAAGGACGATATCGATCTGATTCGTGGCAACGACCTCGCTTCCGTCACCAGCCGCATCGTGCACGCCTGGCGGCGATGA
- a CDS encoding VWA domain-containing protein — MNPGISQPLPATYSLLQHLVLFARQLRLAGLPVSPAAVLDLCQAIERIDFTNRADMQAAARATLVHDREHLQAFDAIFDAYWMRAAEQYESTPGITYPDRAPTGTGADSKDESDLLLDSGTASPPPTRGENQDHVAASLIDTIATRDLGELDEHELRLALGHMRELVRKLANRPGRRFHLPRDHGGEVDLRASLRRSARLGFDAIEIRSRKRRIRKLRLLLLCDVSGSMARYSSFLLAFMQALGDELSNLEAAVFGTRMIPVTALLQRHDPAQLLPALGAVVQGWGSGTDIGRAIGEFNQRFAQHMVRSRTVVVILSDGWDRGDPQTMRNAIRALRSWADSLVWLNPLLGQRGYQPLCRGMRTALPYLDHFLPAHDLASLANVVARLRTI, encoded by the coding sequence ATGAACCCAGGTATCAGCCAACCCCTGCCCGCCACGTACAGCCTGTTACAGCACCTGGTGCTGTTCGCACGACAACTGCGTCTTGCGGGGCTGCCCGTATCACCTGCTGCAGTGCTCGATCTGTGCCAGGCGATCGAACGGATCGATTTCACGAACCGTGCCGACATGCAGGCCGCCGCGCGCGCCACACTGGTACACGATCGCGAACATCTGCAGGCATTCGACGCCATCTTCGACGCCTACTGGATGCGGGCCGCAGAGCAGTACGAAAGCACGCCAGGCATCACGTATCCTGATCGTGCTCCAACCGGAACAGGTGCCGACAGCAAGGACGAATCCGACCTCCTGCTCGACAGTGGCACTGCCTCGCCGCCACCGACGCGCGGCGAGAATCAGGATCATGTAGCCGCCAGCCTGATCGACACGATCGCCACCCGCGACCTCGGAGAGCTGGATGAACACGAGCTGCGGCTTGCCCTCGGACACATGCGCGAACTGGTGCGCAAGCTGGCGAATCGCCCGGGGAGGCGTTTTCATCTGCCACGGGATCACGGCGGCGAAGTCGATCTGCGCGCCAGCCTGCGCCGCAGTGCACGCCTTGGATTCGACGCCATCGAGATCAGGTCACGCAAGCGCCGTATCCGCAAGCTGCGACTGCTGCTGCTCTGCGATGTCAGCGGTTCGATGGCCCGCTACAGCAGCTTCCTTCTGGCCTTCATGCAGGCGCTGGGTGATGAACTGAGCAACCTGGAGGCCGCCGTTTTCGGTACCCGCATGATTCCCGTCACGGCACTGCTGCAACGGCATGATCCGGCACAATTGCTCCCGGCCCTGGGGGCCGTAGTGCAGGGTTGGGGTAGCGGAACGGATATCGGTCGCGCGATCGGTGAATTCAATCAGCGTTTTGCGCAGCACATGGTGCGCTCACGCACCGTCGTGGTGATCCTCAGTGACGGCTGGGACCGCGGTGATCCGCAGACCATGCGCAATGCGATACGCGCACTGCGCAGTTGGGCCGACTCACTGGTCTGGCTCAACCCGTTGCTGGGCCAACGGGGCTACCAGCCACTGTGCCGTGGCATGCGCACCGCTCTCCCTTATCTCGATCACTTCCTGCCGGCACACGATCTCGCAAGCCTCGCCAACGTGGTGGCGAGGCTGCGCACCATCTGA
- a CDS encoding molybdopterin-dependent oxidoreductase — protein sequence MGGADLIGKSVIRPDALDKVTGGRAYPVNVNLPGMLHGKLLRSPYPHARIRSIDISEAARLPGVKAILTPKDVPQIPFCPVYFVPSDGETLIRDMLILSEHVRFAGQPVAAVAAVSEEIADKALGLIDVDYEELRAVFDPEEAMKEGAPQLHEHAPGNIAKNPVFEFGDVEAGFAEADHIFEGVYQTQRVHTCYMEPRVCVIDCNREGHFTVHSSTQHIFGLREKLAYSLGIDEGRVTVVKPAYIGGGFGGKLDIGYIELLAALLSERTHRPVRIEQTRYEDFITTTRNPIKMWIKTGVKADGTITARHARSILDSGAYATHGAQVIMVHGLFGMTFPYRCPNKKWEGFTVYTNHMIGGGYRGYGAPQGCFAVESQLDEICEKLGLDPIEVRVRNALRKGDPHPFNPNWTLNSYGYEEALRRGAERIGWSSRKPAGSSPGVKKRGIGVATQGIWVSGCMGFPDIYEHTGAIVKLNRDGTADVATGTVDIGSGAITALSQIAAAELGIGVEKVRLVYADTDTVPFDAPTHASRVTYSSGLAIKAAAAQAKKRIFEIAAGLMEANPEDLEISDSKVYVKGSPQSALPLTEIIRVAESPFIKDTKQGPRPSSPPEYKGTIIGSSSLAPPENPTPASVMFIEVEVDTETGQVAVQRCVYAHDLGKLINPNGAEGQVEGGLQQGLGYALMENLVFDKDTGACLSADFLDYKIPTALEMPRSIECIFVETDEPSGPFGAKSLSEQCVTVPAAAIAAAVYNAIGVRINELPITPERVLKALGKL from the coding sequence ATGGGCGGAGCGGATCTGATCGGAAAGAGCGTCATCCGACCTGACGCACTCGACAAGGTGACCGGGGGCCGTGCGTACCCGGTGAACGTCAACCTGCCAGGCATGCTGCACGGCAAACTCCTGCGCAGTCCCTATCCACATGCACGCATACGCAGCATCGACATCAGCGAAGCGGCACGCCTTCCGGGTGTCAAGGCGATACTCACGCCGAAGGATGTACCGCAGATTCCGTTCTGTCCGGTGTATTTCGTGCCGTCCGACGGAGAAACCCTGATCCGCGACATGCTGATCCTGAGCGAGCATGTGCGATTTGCGGGGCAACCGGTTGCCGCGGTCGCTGCAGTCAGCGAGGAAATCGCCGACAAGGCGCTTGGACTGATCGACGTCGACTACGAGGAGTTGCGCGCCGTATTCGATCCGGAAGAAGCCATGAAGGAGGGTGCGCCGCAGTTGCACGAGCATGCGCCTGGAAACATTGCCAAGAACCCGGTTTTCGAGTTCGGTGATGTCGAGGCCGGTTTTGCCGAGGCGGATCACATCTTCGAAGGCGTCTACCAGACGCAGCGTGTACATACCTGCTATATGGAGCCGCGCGTCTGTGTCATCGATTGCAACCGTGAGGGGCATTTCACGGTGCATTCCTCGACGCAGCATATCTTCGGCTTGCGCGAGAAGCTTGCTTACTCGCTGGGCATCGACGAAGGCCGCGTTACGGTCGTGAAGCCTGCATACATCGGTGGTGGTTTTGGCGGCAAACTCGATATCGGCTACATCGAACTGCTGGCTGCGCTGCTGAGCGAGAGGACGCATCGCCCGGTGCGGATCGAACAGACGCGTTACGAAGACTTCATTACCACGACGCGCAATCCGATCAAGATGTGGATCAAGACCGGTGTCAAGGCCGATGGCACGATCACTGCTCGGCACGCCAGGAGCATTCTGGATTCGGGTGCCTACGCTACGCATGGCGCGCAGGTCATCATGGTGCACGGCCTGTTCGGCATGACCTTTCCGTACAGGTGTCCGAACAAGAAGTGGGAAGGCTTTACCGTCTACACGAACCACATGATCGGTGGTGGCTACCGGGGCTACGGTGCTCCGCAGGGTTGCTTTGCGGTCGAATCGCAGCTTGACGAGATCTGCGAGAAGCTGGGTCTCGATCCGATCGAAGTTCGGGTCCGGAATGCGCTGCGCAAGGGAGATCCCCATCCCTTCAATCCGAACTGGACGCTCAATTCCTACGGCTACGAGGAAGCACTGCGCCGTGGTGCCGAGCGTATCGGCTGGTCGTCACGCAAGCCCGCTGGCAGCAGCCCCGGTGTGAAGAAACGGGGTATCGGCGTGGCCACGCAGGGCATCTGGGTCAGTGGATGCATGGGATTCCCGGATATCTACGAACACACCGGCGCCATCGTGAAGCTGAATCGCGACGGCACCGCGGATGTGGCAACCGGAACGGTCGATATCGGTTCGGGCGCCATCACCGCGCTGTCGCAGATTGCTGCGGCGGAGCTGGGTATCGGCGTCGAAAAGGTTCGTCTCGTCTATGCCGATACCGACACCGTACCCTTCGATGCACCGACGCACGCGAGTCGGGTCACGTATTCCTCGGGACTGGCGATCAAGGCGGCGGCTGCGCAGGCGAAGAAGCGCATTTTCGAGATTGCTGCCGGCCTGATGGAAGCCAACCCGGAAGACCTCGAGATCAGCGACTCGAAAGTCTACGTCAAGGGTTCGCCGCAGAGTGCGCTGCCGTTGACCGAGATCATCCGTGTGGCCGAGAGCCCGTTCATCAAGGACACGAAGCAGGGGCCTCGTCCGTCTTCGCCTCCAGAATACAAGGGAACGATCATCGGCTCGTCGAGTCTTGCTCCCCCCGAGAACCCGACGCCCGCTTCTGTGATGTTTATCGAGGTCGAGGTCGATACCGAAACCGGGCAGGTCGCGGTGCAGCGCTGCGTCTACGCACACGATCTCGGCAAGCTGATCAACCCGAACGGCGCTGAAGGACAGGTCGAAGGTGGACTGCAGCAGGGGCTCGGCTACGCGTTGATGGAAAACCTGGTATTCGACAAGGATACGGGGGCATGTCTGTCGGCAGACTTCCTCGATTACAAGATACCGACGGCACTCGAGATGCCGCGTTCGATCGAATGCATTTTCGTCGAGACCGACGAGCCTTCGGGGCCGTTTGGCGCAAAGAGTCTTTCAGAGCAGTGCGTAACCGTTCCGGCGGCGGCAATTGCCGCTGCGGTTTACAATGCAATTGGCGTGCGTATCAATGAGTTACCAATTACTCCTGAGAGAGTGCTGAAAGCACTGGGCAAGCTCTGA
- a CDS encoding (2Fe-2S)-binding protein, with product MKKTLVLTVNGEQHELLVPADATLLRVLRDELGLQGTKRGCDTSACGCCTVHVDGKSVYSCAVYALSVDGSEVTTIEGLGEGDRLDPLQDAFIRAGAVQCGYCTCGMIMSAKQLLSEIPHPDGEQIRHGIAGNLCRCTGYAKIVDAIKMAAEG from the coding sequence ATGAAGAAAACACTGGTCCTGACGGTCAATGGAGAGCAGCACGAGTTGCTGGTGCCGGCCGATGCAACCCTGTTGCGGGTGCTGCGCGACGAACTCGGTCTGCAGGGAACCAAGCGCGGCTGCGATACCAGCGCCTGCGGTTGTTGCACCGTGCACGTCGACGGGAAGAGCGTCTACTCATGTGCGGTCTATGCGCTGTCGGTGGATGGCAGCGAAGTCACCACCATCGAGGGATTGGGCGAGGGTGATCGCCTCGATCCGCTGCAGGATGCTTTCATCCGTGCCGGTGCCGTGCAGTGTGGCTACTGCACCTGCGGCATGATCATGTCGGCGAAGCAACTGCTGAGCGAGATCCCACATCCCGACGGGGAGCAGATTCGACATGGGATCGCCGGCAACCTGTGTCGGTGTACCGGCTATGCGAAGATCGTCGATGCAATAAAGATGGCAGCAGAAGGCTGA
- a CDS encoding FAD binding domain-containing protein — MALPELKEFCRPQSAAELSGVFDTYEDAALIVAGGTFIHGLEARGLLSGVQALVDLRRMGLDTLSNDGRGWHVGATVSFSRLGRISDIDLPAFGALKDALACPPPQIRNMATIGGSIAASVPFFDVPAALLALDAVVTANSAGTSRDMPLAEVYAGVFVNSLAPGEYISSVFLPRPAARTTSAYLKLETNANDLALVGAAVRMTIDASQRISGARVVLGGGLNEIHIRSTAAEAVLNGATVGEAVFERAAQAIEAEMQPMSDHRCSAEYRAAMGKVYVRRALQRAVDRLV, encoded by the coding sequence ATGGCGTTACCTGAACTCAAGGAATTCTGTCGCCCGCAGTCGGCCGCCGAGCTATCCGGCGTATTCGATACCTATGAGGATGCGGCCCTGATCGTTGCCGGTGGCACCTTCATCCACGGTCTGGAGGCACGTGGCTTGTTGAGCGGCGTGCAGGCACTGGTCGATCTGCGTCGCATGGGTCTGGATACGCTGTCGAACGACGGTCGCGGATGGCATGTCGGTGCAACGGTCAGTTTCTCCCGGCTGGGAAGGATATCCGACATCGATTTGCCGGCCTTTGGCGCGTTGAAGGACGCGTTGGCCTGTCCGCCACCGCAGATCCGCAACATGGCTACGATCGGCGGTTCGATTGCGGCTTCGGTGCCTTTCTTCGATGTGCCGGCGGCACTGCTCGCGCTCGATGCGGTGGTAACCGCAAACTCCGCTGGTACGTCTCGTGACATGCCATTGGCCGAAGTCTATGCCGGCGTGTTCGTGAACTCGCTGGCACCAGGCGAATACATCTCGAGCGTGTTCCTGCCGCGGCCAGCTGCGCGAACGACCAGTGCGTATCTGAAACTCGAGACCAACGCGAACGATCTGGCGCTGGTTGGCGCTGCCGTGCGCATGACCATCGACGCATCGCAACGTATCAGTGGCGCTCGTGTGGTACTGGGTGGCGGGCTCAACGAAATTCATATCCGTTCGACCGCCGCAGAGGCGGTACTGAACGGTGCGACGGTGGGTGAGGCAGTCTTCGAGCGTGCGGCGCAGGCGATAGAGGCCGAGATGCAGCCGATGTCCGATCATCGCTGCTCGGCCGAGTACCGCGCGGCGATGGGCAAGGTATACGTGCGCAGGGCGTTGCAGCGTGCGGTCGACAGGTTGGTCTGA